One Hordeum vulgare subsp. vulgare chromosome 4H, MorexV3_pseudomolecules_assembly, whole genome shotgun sequence DNA window includes the following coding sequences:
- the LOC123447876 gene encoding methylthioribose-1-phosphate isomerase, with protein MGESSALQSILYGRGALRLLDQRKLPLEEVYVDVKDSADGWNAIRDMVVRGAPAIAIAAALSLAVEVNDHNFIGTPAEAASFVSKKLEYLVSSRPTAVNLSDAATKLQNLVSTTAETAKDAKSIFQVFIEAAETMLVDDVADNKAIGLHGAEFLQRQLGSSKNISVLTHCNTGSLATAGYGTALGVIRALHSGGVLEKAFCTETRPFNQGSRLTAFELVHDKIPATLIADSAAAALMNNGQVQAVIVGADRIAANGDTANKIGTYNLSIAAKHHGVQFYVAAPVTSIDLSLPSGKQIVIEERSPKELLNSEGGLGKQVAASGISVWNPAFDVTPANLITAIITEKGVITKSDPDGTFDIKSFIECAK; from the exons ATGGGCGAATCGAGCGCGCTTCAGTCCATCCTCTACGGCCGCGGCgcgctccgcctcctcgatcAG AGGAAGCTGCCCCTCGAGGAGGTCTACGTCGACGTCAAGGACTCCGCGGATGGATG GAATGCGATCAGAGACATGGTTGTCCGTGGTGCTCCTGCCATAGCCATAGCAGCAGCACTATCATTGGCTGTGGAAGTTAATGATCACAATTTCATTGGTACACCTGCGGAAGCAGCCTCGTtcgtttccaagaagttggaatacCTTGTATCCAG CCGGCCCACAGCAGTGAACCTGTCTGATGCTGCTACAAAGCTTCAGAACTTGGTGTCAACAACAGCTGAAACAGCAAAAGATGCCAAATCTATCTTTCAG gtcttcattGAAGCTGCAGAGACTATgctagttgatgatgtggctgaTAATAAGGCAATTGGTTTGCATGGAGCTGAATTCCTTCAACGGCAGCTTGGAAGTTCAAAAAACATTTCTGTTCTAACCCATTGTAATACTGGCAG CCTTGCAACCGCTGGTTATGGAACTGCCCTTGGGGTTATTCGTGCTCTTCACTCTGGAGGAGTTTTGGAGAAGGCCTTCTGCACTGAAACTCGTCCATTTAACCAG GGTTCCAGGCTTACAGCTTTTGAGTTAGTTCATGACAAAATACCCGCCACGTTGATAGCAGACTCTGCTGCAGCTGCACTGATGAATAATGGGCAGGTTCAAGCTGTAATTGTGGGTGCTGATCGTATAGCTGCAAATG GTGACACGGCCAACAAAATTGGTACATACAACCTCTCGATTGCTGCAAAGCATCACGGCGTGCAGTTCTACGTGGCAGCGCCAGTAACTTCGATTGATCTCTCCCTCCCATCTGGGAAGCAAATCGTCATAGAAGAAAGATCTCCCAAAGAATTGTTGAACTCTGAAGGTGGTCTAGGAAAGCAAGTTGCCGCGTCAGGTATATCAGTCTGGAACCCCGCCTTCGACGTTACTCCAGCAAATCTAATTACTGCAATCATTACAGAAAAG GGTGTGATCACAAAGTCTGATCCTGATGGAACTTTCGACATCAAAAGCTTCATTGAGTGTGCCAAGTGA